The Ascochyta rabiei chromosome 10, complete sequence genome has a window encoding:
- a CDS encoding slightly ste11-like protein, which produces MRLFPRLLHAVAAAIVLIVLYLGWLQHDHLGHNIHEAWGGTAHRVVVFGDDWSDTGKYRVSPPLKSEAVVRDSSRGEIWTETLCKELACDFMDNFARSMPPQGDVTTIGSLIDSDIRAQAVPVTDNNNNNNNNNNNNTQVTFDFKTQVQQFLEYEKQKHRIGVPERLRKVDEWSIFTVSFGLWDLLEYSTLEKEYALKAIDSSIEGLFENLDQLAQHVAAPMKIVILKLLDITFLPRFQSRKDRNKEHFAEDQHHLVFLWTYWNTVLSQTASRWKHGEIFMPEPNNLIMDQVRAKQLYSKQISDASGTGKQAPLFDYVEEPCLKSKEDDNVSKLQAAGVDKCADAAKHLFWDDIHLSGPAHQLIGRAAASLLRRNHTVNVGESTQGPDKDDKTVIKDTPSFKLKFPPGY; this is translated from the exons ATGAGGCTCTTTCCGAGACTATTACATGCCGTTGCTGCAGCCATCGTATTGATTGTGCTGTACCTCGGGTGGCTACAACATGATCACCTAGGGCACAACATACACGAAGCGTGGGGAGGTACAGCACACAGAGTGGTTGTCTTTGGCGACGATTGGTCTGACACAGGCAAATATCGAGTTTCTCCACCATTGAAGTCTGAGGCTGTTGTGCGAGATTCTAGTCGTGGCGAAATATGGACCGAGACATTGTGTAAAGAA CTCGCTTGCGACTTCATGGATAACTTTGCTCGCTCCATGCCGCCACAGGGCGATGTTACGACCATCGGGTCTCTCATTGACTCAGATATCCGCGCCCAGGCCGTCCCTGTCAcagacaacaacaacaacaacaacaacaacaacaacaacaacacccaGGTCACGTTTGACTTCAAGACACAGGTGCAACAATTCTTAGAATATGAGAAGCAGAAACACCGCATCGGTGTTCCGGAACGTTTGCGCAAGGTCGACGAGTGGTCCATCTTCACCGTATCGTTCGGTCTCTGGGACCTGCTGGAATACTCTACGCTAGAGAAGGAGTATGCGCTGAAGGCGATTGACAGCAGTATCGAGGGGCTGTTTGAGAATCTTGACCAGCTGGCGCAGCATGTCGCAGCACCAATGAAGATTGTAATCCTCAAGCTATTGGATATTACGTTCCTGCCACGCTTCCAATCAAGAAAAGACAGGAACAAAGAACACTTCGCAGAAGACCAACACCACTTGGTGTTTCTGTGGACGTATTGGAACACGGTCTTGTCTCAAACAGCATCGCGGTGGAAGCACGGCGAGATCTTCATGCCGGAACCTAACAACTTGATTATGGACCAAGTCCGAGCTAAACAGCTATACTCGAAACAAATATCCGATGCATCCGGTACGGGCAAGCAAGCACCTCTCTTCGACTACGTAGAAGAGCCATGTTTGAAGTCGAAGGAGGATGACAATGTGAGCAAACTGCAAGCAGCTGGAGTTGACAAATGTGCCGACGCAGCCAAACACCTCTTTTG GGATGATATACATCTCAGCGGGCCCGCTCACCAACTAATCGGAAGAGCAGCCGCAAGCCTGCTACGCAGAAACCACACTGTCAATGTCGGAGAGTCAACCCAAGGTCCTGACAAAGACGACAAGACAGTAATAAAGGATACACCAAGTTTTAAGCTGAAGTTCCCTCCTGGCTACTAG